The genomic region CGACGTGCTCGACGCGCGCAACGACAGTGAGATCGATGCCGCCGCGATGCGCGCCAGCGACACCCGCTGGATCGTGGTCGACATGAACTGCCAGTACGCCTGGCAGGACGATCCTGAGCTCGAGCTGGTCGACACGGCGTCGTGGGATGCTGGGGTGATCGGTCTCTACCGGCTGGACCCCTGAGGTCACGGCCGCAGCGACCGTCCCGTGAGGTAGCCTCGATCGGCGCCCTCGACCCGTTCCCCGACCCATCGGAACCCATGAACGCAGCAGCAGAATCCTCCGACGCGCCCCAGCTCTCGGTCGTCGTCCCCGCGTACAACAACGGTCGTTACATCGGCGAGACGATCGAGTCGATCCTCCAGCAGGAGGGCGTCGACCTGGAGCTGATCGTCGCGGACCACACCTCCGCCGACGACACGCGCGCGGTCGTGGAGACGTACCTCGACGACCCGCGGGTCACGCTCCTCGACACGCCCGCCGGTGGTGGGGCCCCGGCGAACTGGGGCCGGGTCACCGACGAGGCCACCGGCACCTACGTCAAGCTCGTGTGCGGTGACGACATCCTCCGTCCCGGCGTCCTGGCCCGCCAGGTCGCCCTGCTGGAGTCCCGGCCCGGCGCGGTCCTCACGGCGTGCCGACGCGACGTCATCGACGCGTCCGGTCGCACGCTGATCGCCGGCCGCGGCCTGCAGGGGCTCGATCGCCCCATGCCCGGTCGCGATGCCGTCCGCCAGTGCGTGCGGGCGGGCATCAACCCCTTCGGCGAGCCCGCCTCGGTCACGATGCGCCGCGACGCGCTCGAGCAGGCCGGCGGCTGGTTCCCCGACTTCCCGTACCTCATCGACCAGGCGTCGTACGCCCGCGTGCTGCTGCTCGGTGACTTCGTCCCCGACGACGAGGTCGGCGCCACGTTCCGCATGAGCAACGAGCAGTGGAGCGTCGCCCTGGTCAAGGACCAGTCGAGCCAGGCGCACGGCTTCCACCGCTGGATGCACGAGCACCACCCCGAGACGGTGTCGGCCTCCGACGTCCGCATCGGCAACCTCCGCGCCTCCCTGGCGGCCCGGGCCCGACGCCTCGCGTACGCCGTGCTGCAGAGGAGGATGCGATGACCGTCCCCGTCGGAGCGACGCCCGACGTCCACCGGGTGTCGATCGTGATCCCGGTCTACAAGGGCGAGCAGACCCTGCCGGGGCTGCTCGACGAGATCGATCCCTTCACGACCGAGTTCACCACGGCCGACGGTCACCGCGCCGTGGTGACCGAGGTGATCCTGAGCCACGACAACGGACCCGACCAGTCCGACCGCGTCATCCGCGAGATCAGCGTGCGCCTCCCGTACGTCAAGCCGGTCTGGCTCAGCCGCAACTTCGGGCAGCACGCGGCGACGCTGGCCGGCATCGCGTCGTCCGGCGGGGACTGGGTCGTCACGATGGATGAGGACGGCCAGCACGATCCGGCCTTCATCGGCAGCCTCCTCGACACCGCGCTGCGCGAGCGCGCCCAGGTCGTCTACGCCCGGCCCGACAACCTGCCGCCCCACGGCTTCGTGCGCAACACCGCCTCGAAGTCGGCCAAGCGCATCCTCGAGTCGATCTTCGGTGGTGGCAACGCCTCCGCCTTCAACAGCTTCCGCCTCGTGATCGGTGACGTCGCCCGCAGCGTCGCGGCCTACTCGGGCAACGGCGTCTACCTCGACGTCGCGCTGGGCTGGATCGCCCGTCCGGCCGTCACGTCCCCGGTGGTGCTGCGCGACGAGGGCGGCCGTGGCAGCGGCTACTCCTACCGCAGCCTGATGGCGCACTTCCTGCGCATGGTGCTCACGTCCGGCACCCGGGGCCTCCGTCTGGTCACGGTGGTCGGTGCTCTGTTCGCACTCACGGGCCTGCTCTTCGCGATCTACGTCGTCGTCAGCCGGCTCACCGGCGACGTCGACGCCGAGGGCTGGACGTCGATCATGGTGCTGCTCTCGCTGGGCACCGGCGCGATCCTCATGGCGCTCGGCATCGTGGCCGAGTACCTCGGGGTGGCCGTCAACGCGGCCCTCGGCAAGCCGTCGTACCTCATCGTGCGCGACCCGGAGAGCGGGCCGCTCGGGCGCCGGCTGCCCGGGACCGGCGACTCCACCACCCCATGACCGCTCGGTGGGTCATCGGCCACGGCCTCCTGGGCCGTGCGGTCCACGACGCCGCCGCGCACCCGCCGATGGCCGTGCCGGTGCGCTGGATCGACGCGGACGAGGCGGTCGCCGACCTCGCCGCGGGCCTCGACCTCCTGGCCGAGGCCGCGGACGGCGGGCCGTGGGAGATCTCCTGGTGCGCCGGCCGGGGTGTCACCTCCTCGCCCCGCGACCAGCTCGAGGCCGAGGTCGCGGTGTTCCGTCGCTTCATGGCTGCGCTCGCCGACCACGAGCTCGACGCCACGCAGGGCCGGCTCTTCCTCGCCTCGTCGGTCGGCGGCGTCTACGCGGGCAGCGGGGCCGCTCCCTTCACCGAGTCCACGGAGCCCCGGCCCGTCTCGGCCTACGGCGAGGCCAAGTTCGCGATGGAGGAGATCGTCACGACGACGTCGCGACAGACGGGCCTGCGCTCCTTCATCGGACGCATCACCAACCTGTACGGACCGGCGCAGGACCTCTCCAAGGGGCAGGGCCTCATCTCGGTCATCGTCGCCAGCCACGTGCTGCGGCGACCCGCCACGATCTACGTGTCCCTCGACACCCTGCGCGACTACCTCTACGCCGACGACTGCGGCGCCATGGTCGTCGCCGGGCTGGAGCGCCTCGAGCGCGAGCCCGCGGGCACCACTGTCGTCAAGATCCTGGGGTCCATGACGCCGTGGTCGATCGGGGCCATCCTCGGCGAGGCCGGACGCATCCATCGCCTGCGCGCACCGATCGTGTCGGGCCAGGGGCCCATCACCCACACCGCCGGGCAGTCCCGCGATCTCCGGGTCCGCTCGGAGGTGTGGGTCGAGCTCGACGCGCTCGCCCGCACGACCCTGCCGGAGGGCCTCGACGCCCTGCACCGGGCCCAGATGGGCGAGCTCATGGCGCACGGCGCGCCGTTCGGCTGACGACCGCGCGCGAGGTCAGTCGGCCTGCGAGGCCGGCTCGCGCCGGCGCACACGGTGCGTGACGGACCACACCAGCCCCAGCACCGCGGCCAGCACGACGCTCGCCAGCTCGACGGGCCAGCCCGGCGGACGGAAGGTCACGGTGACCTCGTCGCCGACCTGGTCGGCCGAGACCTCGACGGTCAGCAGGTAGCCCTGGGTCGCGTCGACCTCCCGCGCACCGTCGACCCCGTAGCCGGGCCAGTCGATGCGGCTGAGCACGACCTCGCCGGCGTCGCCCTCGACCTCGTCGACCGTGAACGTGACCTCCGTGTCACGCACGTCGACGTCCGACACCTCGACACCGTCGGTGCGGGTCACGCCACCGGCCGGGGCGACGGGGTCGTCGCGCCGCACGGTCCAGGTGTAGGTGCCCGAGTCGTCGAGCGTCCACCCGTCCGGGGCCACCTCGGGCGGGTCGAGGTCGTCGCGCAGCACGATGACGGTGTTCAGGTGCATGTCGTCGGCCATCGTGGTGCCACCCACCTGGGGGGTGAACAGCTCGAAGTAGGCATCGGGACACGTGACGCCCCGCAGGTCGATGCAGAGGCGGTCGACCAGCGTGCGCAGGGGCAGCACGGTGTACACGTTCGGCGAGTCGACGTCGGTGACGTGCCACATGTTGGCCAGCAGCACCTCGCTCCAGGGACCGGGGTCGGCCTGCAGCGTGTACAGGTCGCCGACGGCGAACACCCCGGTGTCGACGTCGTCGGTGACCGACTGGATCTCCTCGACCGAACGGGGCGGCTTGAAGTCGCCGAGCGGAGCGGTGCGCGCGAGCTGCACCTGGGCCCCCAACAGGATCGTGGTGGCGACCAGGGAGATGGCCACGGCCCACGGCACGGCACGCTCGCGGGAGACCCGTGAACCGACCTTGAGCACCGCCACGACCGCGACGATCTGCAGCGCGCCGCCGATCGCCAGCCACCGCATGTTGTCGGGCTGGGCCGACCACGCCAGCCACAGCGACAGCGACGTGGCGCCCACGACGACGAGGACGTTCCTGCGGGTCGCGTGCCGCGGCCAACCACGGGTGGCCAGGACGGCGAACGCCACGGCCAGGCACACGACGAGGTACGGCAGCATCCGAGCCGGGTAGCGGAGCGGTCCGACGACGCTGGGCCCGAGGACCATCGCCAGCGTCAGCAGGCCCACCACCCCGGGGACGACGAGGTGTCGCCACTCCCGCCGGACGGCCGGGACCAGGACGAGCAGGAGCGGCAGGAACCAGCCCAGGTACTGGATCGGCACGGGCGCGATGGGGCCCCAGTAGCCGGCGACGCTGGACAGGCCGGTGGCGCTCGCACCGGTCGCGAGGTCCCCCAGGTCCATGCCCAGGAACTGGTCGTTGGCGATGCCCGAGCCTGCACGCACCGTGACCGGCGCGGTGAGGACGCCCGGCAGGTAGACGAAGATCGTCAGCAGGCCGCTGTAGGCGCCGAGCCCGAGGACACGGACGACCCGCGCGCGGTCGCGGGCGGTCCACGCGGCCTCGACCAGCAGCGCGACGAACAGGAAGATCAGGGCGATCACGGCGAACACGTAGCCCGAGGCGATCAGCAGGTAGGCGGTCACGAAGTAGGCCCACGGGTTGCGACCGTGGTCGAGGTGGCGCCGCAGCATCCACCAGGTCAGGACGAACAGGCCGACGCTCTGCAGGCCGGTGACCCAGGACGGGGCGTCCATGTAGAGGGTCTGCCCGCCGACCGCAGCGCTCGCACCCGCCAGCGCCGACCAGGGGGCCGAGGCTCCGTACGACCGCGCGAGCCCGAACGCTGCCGTCTGCAGCAGCAGGAGGAACACGATCTTGACCAGCGTCGTGAACACCGCCGGGTTGTCGAGCACGTGACTCGAGACGCCCACCAGCCACGAGAGCGGACTCCACATGCCCCACTGCTGCTCCGCGAGGTAGTTGCCGCCCTGCCAGGACCCCGGGTCGAGGATCGTCCACTCGCCCGACCGGATCTGCCGGCCCAGCTCGTACCAGGCGCCGAACGAGCCGAGCTGGCTGTCGTCCCAGAAGAAGTAGTGCCGGGTCTCGGCGATGCGCTCGAGCGCCACCACCATGACGGTCAGCGCCGAGGCGAACCACCACGCGAGGCTGTGCCACCGAGGCGACGGCGGGGCTGCGGTGTCGTCGCCGTCGACGTCCGCATCGCTGGTCGAGGTCACACGCAAGGGTACGTCCGCCGGTGCGCTCACCAAGGGACGTGGCGGGGCTTCAGCTCGGCCCTGGTCGGTTCGGGGTACCGGATCGGCGGGTTGAACGACACGCCGCGCAGGTACTGGCGGAACATCCGCAGCCGCAGCCGCCACGGGACCTTGCCCCGGCGGAAGTTGACCGCGATCCGCAGGCCGAACTCGACCCAGCGGACGACGCTCTGGTGGTGCAGGAGCCACGAGGACTCGTTGCGGATGCCGTGCGCGAACTTCCACGCGTTCGCCGAGTCGACCATCGAGAAGTTGACGCCCCGGTTGTCGCCCATGTCGTGCACCACGACGCTGTCGAGGACCTGGACGCCCGGGCACCGGTCGGTCAGGCGCAGCGTGTACTCACGGTCGTCGAACCAGATGAAGTACTCGGCGTACGGGAGCCCGTGCTCGGCGATGACCCACCGCGGGACGAGGACGGACACGAACGAGCACGCCGTGACCATGACGTTGCGCTGGTCCCGAACGAGCAGGCGTCCCCAGTCCCAGGTCGTGACCGGGTTGTTCATCTCGCAGATCGACCCGTCGGTGTAGGTCACGACCGAGCAGGAGAACGGCACCTCGGGCCCCAGCTCGCGCACCGCGGCGTCGAGGCCGTCGACCAGGTGATGCAGCGCGTCGGGCTCGGCGTAGCAGTCGTCGTCCATGATCCAGACGTGGTCGGCGCCCAGCTCGTAGCCCTCGGACATGCCGCGCGCGAACCCACCGGCGCCGCCGGCGTTCTCGGTCATCGAGACGACGTGCAGCGGCACGGTCGTCTCCAGCCCGGACAGCCAGGCTCCGGTGCCGTCGGTCGAGGCGTTGTCGACCACGACGATCCACGCCGGAGCCAACGACTGGGCCTCGAGCCGCGCGATGACGGTCTTGAGCTTCTCCAGGCGGTTGAACGTCACCACGACGGCCGCAACCTTCACCACGACGACACCAACTCCTCGAACCAGTCACCCGCGGACGGGAGCGCGAGCAGGGCCCGCTCCGCGGCCCGCTCACTCTCCCACAGACGTCGTCGCGCCCCCTCGTCGTCGACGTACCGCAGGGCGATCTCGGCGATCTGGCGCACCGCGCGGTGCGCGTTGCGCGAGGCCAACGCCTCGGCCGGCACGAGGTTCGCCTGCGCACCGACGTCGGTCGAGACGACCGGGGTGCCGTGGGCGATCGCCTCCAACGTGGTCAACGTCAGACCCTCGTTGTGCGAGGTGATCGCGAGCAGGTCGGCGTCGTCGAGCGTGCGCGAGACGGGCACGGACTCGTCGCGGCGCTCCAGGACGTCCTCGAGCCCCGCGGCGCTCACCAGGTCGGTGACCCACTGGTTGAGCTCACCGTGCCCGTGCATGATGAACCGCACGTCGGGTCGGGTCCGGTGGATGCGGGCCGCCGTCTCCACGAAGACCTCGGGCGCCTTCTGGCGGGCGAGGCGTCCGACGAAGGCCACCGTGAACGGGCGGTCGGGCGAGCGCTCCCCGAAGACCGCCTCCGCCTCGTGGTCGACGGTGAGGCCACCGAGCGGTG from Aeromicrobium sp. Sec7.5 harbors:
- a CDS encoding glycosyltransferase family A protein codes for the protein MNAAAESSDAPQLSVVVPAYNNGRYIGETIESILQQEGVDLELIVADHTSADDTRAVVETYLDDPRVTLLDTPAGGGAPANWGRVTDEATGTYVKLVCGDDILRPGVLARQVALLESRPGAVLTACRRDVIDASGRTLIAGRGLQGLDRPMPGRDAVRQCVRAGINPFGEPASVTMRRDALEQAGGWFPDFPYLIDQASYARVLLLGDFVPDDEVGATFRMSNEQWSVALVKDQSSQAHGFHRWMHEHHPETVSASDVRIGNLRASLAARARRLAYAVLQRRMR
- a CDS encoding glycosyltransferase, giving the protein MTVPVGATPDVHRVSIVIPVYKGEQTLPGLLDEIDPFTTEFTTADGHRAVVTEVILSHDNGPDQSDRVIREISVRLPYVKPVWLSRNFGQHAATLAGIASSGGDWVVTMDEDGQHDPAFIGSLLDTALRERAQVVYARPDNLPPHGFVRNTASKSAKRILESIFGGGNASAFNSFRLVIGDVARSVAAYSGNGVYLDVALGWIARPAVTSPVVLRDEGGRGSGYSYRSLMAHFLRMVLTSGTRGLRLVTVVGALFALTGLLFAIYVVVSRLTGDVDAEGWTSIMVLLSLGTGAILMALGIVAEYLGVAVNAALGKPSYLIVRDPESGPLGRRLPGTGDSTTP
- a CDS encoding NAD-dependent epimerase/dehydratase family protein, coding for MTARWVIGHGLLGRAVHDAAAHPPMAVPVRWIDADEAVADLAAGLDLLAEAADGGPWEISWCAGRGVTSSPRDQLEAEVAVFRRFMAALADHELDATQGRLFLASSVGGVYAGSGAAPFTESTEPRPVSAYGEAKFAMEEIVTTTSRQTGLRSFIGRITNLYGPAQDLSKGQGLISVIVASHVLRRPATIYVSLDTLRDYLYADDCGAMVVAGLERLEREPAGTTVVKILGSMTPWSIGAILGEAGRIHRLRAPIVSGQGPITHTAGQSRDLRVRSEVWVELDALARTTLPEGLDALHRAQMGELMAHGAPFG
- a CDS encoding glycosyltransferase, with amino-acid sequence MVKVAAVVVTFNRLEKLKTVIARLEAQSLAPAWIVVVDNASTDGTGAWLSGLETTVPLHVVSMTENAGGAGGFARGMSEGYELGADHVWIMDDDCYAEPDALHHLVDGLDAAVRELGPEVPFSCSVVTYTDGSICEMNNPVTTWDWGRLLVRDQRNVMVTACSFVSVLVPRWVIAEHGLPYAEYFIWFDDREYTLRLTDRCPGVQVLDSVVVHDMGDNRGVNFSMVDSANAWKFAHGIRNESSWLLHHQSVVRWVEFGLRIAVNFRRGKVPWRLRLRMFRQYLRGVSFNPPIRYPEPTRAELKPRHVPW